The Acidobacteriota bacterium nucleotide sequence CGGCGGTTGTGCAGCATCGTGAGCATGTCGGTCGATGCAGCCAGCTCCATCGCGGTCTCTGCCTTCACGGATGCCTTCCGGAAAAAGTACGTGATGATGCCGAGCGCCGAGAAGACGATGACCACGTTCAGATAGAAGGCGATCTCGACGACGATGTCCGGCAGCGGAGTGGGGACGTTCCGCATGAGCAGGTAGAGCCCGATGTAAAGTCCGACGATACCGATCGATTGGAGCAGCATCGGCCACCGCGCGATTCGGGTGTTCATCATGGTGAAGGCGAGCATCGGCATCAGATACGTCTGGAATCCGGCATCCCATCCGAAGCACCACGTTGCAAGAGAGGAGTGAGCGATGACCTCCACCGTGATCAGACCGATCGCGGCACCCTGGCCTCCTCGCGCGGTGAGGAGAATCCCGATGAACCAGGCGATCGCGCTGAAGATATTGAAATATCCCAGCGTCGGGATCCCCATCCAGAAAAAGAGCGGAATGAATCCGGTGTGCGCGAGAAACCCCAGCCAGCAGATCGACCTCAGAACCTCGTTGACCCTGTAGTCATCGGACTCAATCGACGGTTCATCGATTTCGGAGACTGTTTCGGTAGGCGCCTGCAAGCGCATCTGAACCCACATGCAGAGTGCCACAGCATGGCCACGCTGGCAAGTCGCCCCTCGGGAAGCAGGCTTCGCCCCGCTCGAAGTATGATCGGCGGATGAGAGCCGTTGCACCCCTGCTGATCTGCCTGGCTGGTTCAGCTGGTCTCGCTCAGGAGCCCCCCCTACCACCTCTGGTCCCGTGGGATGGTCAGACCCGCGAGCTCATCGTTCCGGCCGACGACCCCTGGATTACCCCGTCCGAACGAACCGGGCTGACCGAAACGCCCTCCTACGAGGAGACCGTCGCCTGGCTGGAAAGACTCGTCGCCGCCTCTCCGAAACTCCGGATGGTGACGATCGGGGAGAGCGGGGAGGGGCGCGACATCGTGATGGTGATTGCTTCGAACGAAGGCGCAGGCGATGCCCGGGCGCTCGCGGCCAACCGCCGCCCCACGGTGCTGGTTCACGGCGGGATCCATTCCGGCGAGATCGATGGCAAGGACGCGGGCCTGATGATCCTCCGCGGTCTGACCGTCGCGGGAAACAGCGCACACGGCATCGCTTCGCTTCTCGATCGGGTGAATCTTCTCTTCATCCCGATTCTCAATGTCGACGGTCACGAGCGGTCGTCGAGATTCGGCCGGATCAATCAACGCGGTCCGGTCGAAATGGGGTGGCGGACCAACGCCCGCAACCTCAATCTCAATCGGGATTTCACCAAGCTCGATACCCCCGAAGTGCAGGCTCTGATTCGAACGATCGTCGAGTACGACCCGCACCTCTACATCGATGTTCACGTCACCGACGGCATCGACTACGAGTACGACATCACTTACGGATTCAACGGAACGCACTCGCACTCGCCTCACGGAAACGGCTGGCTCGCCAACGTCCTCCGGCCCGCGGTCGACGCCGCGCTCGCTCGCAGCGGTCACGTTCCGGGCCCTCTCGTCTTTCCAGCCGACGACGACGATCTTTCGGCCGGGATCTTCGAGTGGAATGCTCCACCACGCTTTTCGAACGGATACGGGGATGCACGCCATCTCCCGTCGATCCTCGTCGAGAATCATTCGCTCGACCCGTACGATCAGCGCGTGCTCGGAACCTACGTGTTTCTGCGAGAGGCGCTTCGAATCGCGGGTGAAGAGGGGAGTGCCCTGAGGCGGGCAATCGCCCGCGATCGTGCACTCGACCCGGAATCATTTCCACTCGACTGGGGCTACTCCGAGACTCCCGGGACGATTGACTTCCGCGGCGTTCGGGGCGTGAGGCGCCTGTCAGGCCTTACCGGAGGCCTCTACACCGAGTGGACCGGCGAGCCCGTCATCGTGTCGATCCCGCTCCACCGGGAGATGGTGATCGCGGAGCAGGCCGCCCGGCCGGCCGCGTGGTGGATTCCGGCGGAGTGGTCGGACGTCATCGAGAACCTGCGAGCTCACGGAATCCTCATGGAGCCGGCTTCCGAGGCCGTGGAGCTCGATCTCGAAATGTACAGGCTGGTCGATCCCCGGCTGGCCGAATCAGCTTTCGAGGGCCGCGTCAGGCTGACGACCGGCATTTCACCTCTGATTCGGAAGGAGCGGATGCCCGCCGGTTCGGTCCGCGTCCCCGCGGATCAACCGCTCGCTGACCTCGCAGCGCTGCTGCTGGAACCTCTGTCGGAGGATTCGCTCCTTCAGTGGGGATTTTTCCATTCCATCCTCTCCCGCACGGAGTACATCGAAGCGTACGTGGTCGAGCCGCTGGCCCGGCGGATGATCGAGGAGAGTCCCGAGTTGTACGAGGAGTACCTCGCGGCCCTGGCAGGCGATCCGGAGCTCGCGGGCTCCGTTGCTGCGCGGCGTCGGTGGTTCTACGAGCGCTCGCCATGGATCGATGACCAGCATCTGCTCTATCCGGTCGGACGGGAGCTCCCCTGAGCGGCGCGGCCGGCTATTCCGGAACGCCGTTGCCTCGAAAGCTCGGATTTCGTGAAGGCCAGAGGGTATCGATCATCAACGAGCCCGAAGACTTCATCACCGAAACGCTGGGCGAGCTCCCTGAGGGCATCGGATTTGTGGGAGCCCGAGCCGGTAATATCGACCTCTGCCTCCTCTTTTCAACTTCTGAGGCCCATCTGAGAAAGGCGCTTCCGTCGGTTCGAAAGCGGATCGCCAGCGATGGCGCGGTCTGGGTGTGCTGGCCGAAGAAAGCCTCGGGGCGCGATACGAATCTCAGTTTCGACGTCGTCCAGCGAGTCGGCCTGGCGTGCGGGCTCGTAGACGTCAAGATCTGTGCCGTGGATGCCGTCTGGTCCGGCCTCCGCTTCGTCATCCGGCTCAGGGACCGGTAAGCCTGGAGCCCGACGTGGACCAGCTCGCCGGGTTTTCTTCGAGTTTGCTGCGATTTCGGGAAGAATCAGACGAACGGGCTGGTTACAATAACTGTCTAACAACCCCGAAAAGGCAAGGCTCCGGCGACGGAGCTACGCAAAGTCACAGGGCTGGAATTCTCCAGTCAGCTGGGCTACCGAAGGGTGCGATGTCCTTGGGACCTCCACTCTGACTCGGGAACAAACGAGGAGTAGGGCCCATGAGACATCGAGCTCTCGTCGCACTGTTCGCGCTGTTCACTACGCTTCCCGCGTTCGCATTCGAGCTTTCCGGCTGGATTCCCGCCTGGGACAAAGCCGCGCTCGAGTCCCTGCAGCTTCACGGAGCCATTCTGGACGAGTCGAATCCAGTCTGGTACACGCTGGAAGCCGACGGTTCGATTGATAAGGTCTGGAACGCCGAGAATCCCTCCTGGCGAGCCGCGATGAGCGGCAGCAGACTCCTCCCCACGATCCAGAACTACGGGAACGGGGGCTTTGACGACGAGCGTGTGACGCGGATCATCTCCGATCCGGTCCTGCGGGCACGTCACATCGAGGATCTCGTGGTTCTGGTCGTCCAGAATGCATACGACGGCATCGACATCGATTACGAACGCATACCGGCGAGCTCGCGCGATGACTTTTCGGCTTTCGTCACGGAGTTGGCCCGGGAGCTTCACGCCACGGGAAAGCTTCTCTCCGTGACCGTCCATCCCAAGACGTCAGCCTCGCAGGACTGGCGCGGACCGGGTGGCCAGGACTGGCCGGTGATCGGAGCTGCGGCCGACAGCGTGAAGATCATGGCCTACGACTATCACTGGTCGACCAGTACGGCCGGGGCTCTGTCGCCTCTTTCCTGGGTCACGGATGTCGCACGCTATGCCACCAATTCGATCCCTGCCTCGAAGGTCGTCATGGGGCTGCCGTGGTACGGATACGACTGGCTCGGCAATCGTGGAACCGCTGTGACGTGGAAACAGGCTACCGCGCTGGCGAAGTCGAACAACGTCACCCCCGTGCGCGACGCCGATGGTGAGCTGACGTTCTCCTACGATGGACGCACCGTCTTCTTTCAGGATGCCGAGAGCTATCGTCTGAAGATCAATGCGATCCTGAAAGTGGCGCCCGGTATCGGCGGGATCACGCAGTGGAGGCTCGGTGATGAAGATGCCGCGTCCTGGAACGTGATCCGCGATCTCCGCGGGGAGACGGTCATCGTGGCTGCGCCCGCTCCGGAGTTCGAGCTCCGCGGACTGCGTACGGCCAGGCTCAGCAGCGGGTCGTCGCTGTCGCTCGAGTACGAGGTCGAACGCCTCAACAGCTTCGACGATCCGGTGAACGTGAAGATCACCTCTACTTCGCCGGTCGTCGATGCGCGCCTCGCCCGGACTTTGCTCCATCCGGGAGAGCGTACGGTTCTGACACTCACCGCGGTGGAAGCGGGCTCCGGCTCGATCCGTCTGCAGTTCGAGTCGGAAGGCGTCCGTCGCTATCTCGATCTGGCCGTAACGGTCGAGGCAGATCCTCTGCAGCTTTCGATCGAAGGGCCGTCTAGCGTGAGGCTGAAGAATGGTGAAGCGACGACGCTTCCGTATCGTGTGATCACGAACCGCAAGCCTTCGTCCAGACAGCTTTCCGTCACGATCGCGTCTCCTGAGGCCTTCGATATCGCAACTTCCGAGGATGGGTCCCTCGTGAACACGCAGGTGCACGCGCGGCAGGCGAAGCCGGGTCGCTACGCTCTGACCGTTCGGGTGGAAGCGGAGGGTGTGATCCGCGAGATGGTGACGTTCGTCGAGATCGAGAACACGCGGCGTCGCGGCACACGGCGCTAATCGCAGCAGCTCAGACAGAAGTAGACGTTTCATGAATCATTCGGGTTAAGCTGGGGTAAACGTGGACCAGCTCTCGTTCGAATTCACGAATGCCCCGGAAGATGCAGACTCGCTGAGCCGGCGCCGTATCCGTGAGGATCTCGACAAGACCTTCATCGTGGAGGCTTCCGCCGGCACGGGAAAGACCACCATGCTCATCGCCCGGATGGTCGCTCTGGTGGAAACTGGAAACGCGAGAGCGGGTGAGCTTTGTGCGATCACGTTCACAAAGAAGGCCGCGCAGGAGCTGATCTCGAAGTTCCAGGAGGCGCTCGAAGGACGCGCGTCCGAATGTCAGGGCCCGCCGCTCGAACGGATCGAACAGGCCCTCGACGAAAGAAGCTCCGCGTTCATCGGAACGATTCACGCATTTTGCGCGCGGATGCTGCGAGAGCGTCCGGTGGAGGGGGGCGTCCCACCGGATTTCGAGGAGCTCGACGCCGACCAGGGAGCGGCCTTCGACCAGCTCGTCTGGGAGGAGTGGGTCGAAAAGGCGCTGGCTCTTGGCAACGATGACCTCCTCGAGCTCAGACGAGCCGGTATCCGTACGAGCGATCTCACGGGGGCGTTCAACTGGGCCTGTGGCAACCTCGACGTCGTTCTCGAGGAGGTGGACCGACCGAAGCCCGATCTCCTGAAGACCGTTTCGGATCTGCTCACCTGGATCGAGACCATCCCGGCGGTCCTGCCCGCAAGAAGCGATGCGTCACTGGCCAGGGCGATCGAGCAGACCCGAGGGATCGTGAGCGGCGCCGAAAGCATCAGCGATCACGTAGCGGTGCGAGTTCTCTCCCTCTTCGAATCGAGCTCGGTCAACGACGGACCGAAAACGTGGGATGGGGAGTCGGATCTTCGGAAGCGTCTGAACCGGGAGATGGACAAACAGTTGCGCCCCGCCATCCGCCGGGCACTCACCGAATGGAGAGCCTGGCTCTACCCCATGGTCGTCCGCGTGGTTCGACCGGCTGCAGAGCTGGCGGCGACCCGTCGCCGCGAGAGCGGAAAGCTCAGCTTTCACGATCTGCTCATGCTCGCACGCAGGCTGCTCGCCGATCATCCGGAGGTGCGGGAGTTCTTCCGGAAGAAGTATCGCTATTTTCTCGTCGACGAGTTTCAGGATACGGATCCGATCCAGACCGACATTGTCTTTCTGCTCGCGGGCGACCTCTCCGCGTCGCCGGGAAATCTCTTCATCGTCGGCGATCCCAAGCAATCGATTTATCGCTTCCGACGGGCCGACATCGCGCTGTACATGCGGGTTCGCGAACGGATCATCGCTGCCGGAGGCGAAATCCTGCAGCTCACGAAAAGCTTTCGTTCCCTCCCTTCCATCTGCGAGCACGTCAACGAGGTCGGGCGTGACTTTTTCCCCGACGAGCCGACCGACCGGCAGGCTGGTTTCGCCGGGCTCGAATCGAGCCGCGAGGACACGGGTACCCCGGGTGTTTATGGACGGGTGACGAGCGACGAAGAAGCCCCACGTCAGATCGCGAGGCTGATCTTCGACACTCGTTTCGGCAGCGCACCGAAGCTTCGCGTCGGTCCGGCTCCAGCCTGGCGGGATTTTCTCGTTCTCACGTGGGACACACTTCGCATCCAGAAGATCGCCGATGAGCTCGAGGCGCTCGCAATACCGCATCGGGTGACCGGTGGCGACACGTTCCGCGACTCTTCTGAACTTCGGCTCCTCCATCGAATGCTCCAGGCGATGATCGATCCGAACGACGAGGTCGCGCTGCTCGCCTACCTCCGTCTCGTCTGCGGGATCAGCGATGACGATCTGTACAGGCATCGGAAGGCTGGAGGCCGATGGAGCTTCTCGGCGGCGGTTCCGGACGATTCACCCGAAACGATCAGGAGCGCGTTCGAGCTGCTGCTCGGCTTTCACGAAGAGGGTCTCGAGCTCCCTCCGGCCGCCCTGATCGGGAGGGTACTCGACAGGACCGGTCTGCTGAGCGAGACGCTGATCCAGGATCGTTCTTCCACCAGAGCGGGCGTCATTCTGCAGTTCCAGTCATGGGCGCGCGAACTGTCTGCCAACGGAGGAGCGACGCTTCCCGAAATCGTCGACGAGCTCGGACGCCTCCTCGAATCCGATACCGAGATCGCCAGACACGCCCTCGGAGCCGGGAACGAGGATGCCGTCCGGCTGATGAATCTGCATCAGGCAAAGGGGCTCGAGTCGCGGGTGGTCATGCTTGCTCATGTCGACAAGAAGATTCAGACCAAACCCGTCACCGAGGTCGTGACTCGAGATCACGATTCATCGGAGGAGCCACGGGCACGGATCGCCGTCGTTCGGAAGATGGGATACACCAAACGGGCGATCGCCGCACCAGACGGCTGGGATGAATCCGAGCAGAGCGAGCGGGCGTTTCTCGAAGCCGAGCGTCAACGGCTCCTCTACGTCGCTGCGACGCGCGCCCGGGATGTTCTCGTCGTTGAATCGGGCCTCTCTTCCAGGAAAGACATCGTCGGACGATGGAAGGATCTCGTCCCGCCGGACCTCCCCCTCATCGATCCTCCTGAAAAGCTGCCCGACCCGGCGCGAACACCCGATCCGATCGAGCCGGGAGACTGGGGCGCCGTTTCCGGGGAGATCGAACGCTCACGCCGTGCCATGCGGGAGGTCACCCATCCCGACACGTCCGTCACGGCCGGCAGGCACGCAGCGGTTCCAGTTGGTGCGGCCGGGCGCGGCCATCGGTGGGGGAGTGTAGTGCACATGGTGCTCGAGGGGCTTTCGAAGGATCCCGGATCGGATCTCGCGATCCTCGCCAGAAATGCACTGACCGAGGAGGGCCTCGCGAGCTCGCTCGAAGACGAAGTCCTCGAATGGGTCGAGCGCTTTAGAGCTTCCCCCCTCTGGAAGCGGGCGGAGAGGAGCCGACGAAGGTTCGTCGAGGTGCCGATGGCATGGCCGGAGACGCTTCCGGATGGAACGTCCCGGGTGGTGCACGGCGTCATCGATCTCGTGTTTTTCGACGAGGGGCGCTGGACCGTGGTGGACTACAAGACCGACGCGACGGCGGGGCGGCTCGGTGGGCTGATCGAGGCCTATTCTCCGCAAATCCGGGCATACGTCGAAGCCTGGAGCGCGGTCACGGGGGAGAAGGCATCCGGGATGCTCTACTTTCTCGACGGGGCTCTCGAAATCGCGGTCTCCTGAAAAGCTTCCCCGGCTGGCGCCGTCTTTGCGTTCAGAGACACGGGAGCAAAGGAGACCTACCGATGAAACGACTTCCCGTATTGTTGATGGCTGCAGCGCTGGTCATCCCGGCGTTCGCTCAGGAGACCACTGTCAGTGGCGCGGAGCAGGCGCTTGCACGAGCCGAAGCGCGTCTCCAGCTTGCGGCGATGGCTGGTGCCAGGTCCTACGCAAGTGCGCTCTATGACGAGGCAAGGATGCGAGTAGACTACGCCCGCACCAACCTCTCGAGCTCGAACAACGAAACCCGAAACGCTGCGATCCGAGCGGCGGTCGAGGGGTGGAGAGCAGCCGAGGCCGCAGAGGCGAAGGCGAAATGGCTTTCGTCGACCGATCAGATCAGGACTCTCCGCGCGGAGATCGAGCGCCTCGGAGGAAGTGTGCCGGCGATGATGCTGGTCGATGAGCCCTCCGTGACGATTCAGAGGTCCGAGGAATCGAGCGCCAGAATCGCGGATGCCGAAGCGGCATTGAGTCGGGCCAAGGCGCTCGATGCCGAACGCTTCATCGGCGAAGACCTTTTCTATGCAGAAGACATTCTCGACTCGGCCCGAGGCATTGCCAGGAGGCAAAAACAGAGCACGACGGCGAACCACCTCGCCTACATCGCCGAGATGATCGGACGCCGGGGGGAGTATCTCGCGAGGCTGGACACGGTGAGCGATGTGGTGCCCGAGCTTCGCACCGAGCGCGCCGAGCTTCTTCAGGCTGACCTCGACCGGCGGGCTGAACAGATGCAGCGAGAAAGGTATGAATCCGAACGACGTGCCGCTGAGCTCCGCGAGCAACTCGCGCGCGAGCGAAGCCAGCGTGCGGCCGAGGGCGAGGAGCTCGCCCGGCTGCGGCGGCAGCTCCGTGAACAGCAGGAAATCTTCGCGGCGACCCTCAGTGCAGACCGAACGGCACGACTGACTGCCGCGAGGCGTCTCGACGATCTCAGACTTCAATACGAAGCCGCTCTTTCCGACTCAGCGAACCGGGACGCGGGCGAAATCGAAAGGCTTCGGCAGCAGGTCGAGGAACAGCAGCTCCGTCTCGCTCAGCTCCGTTCCCGGGAGATCCAGTCGGAGCGGGCACTGATGAACGAGCTGGATCTACTTCGATCCGAGCTGCAGAGGGAGCGTGCTTCAGGCAACGTCTCCGAGGAAGTCGTTCGCGAACGGGAGCGCTTCATCACGGCTCAGAGCGAGGAGATCGAGAGACTGCGACAGGAGCGCGTCCAGGAAGAGCAGAACCGGCAGCGGGTTCGCGAAGAATACGAGCGTCGCGTGGCGGCCAGCGAATCGCGGCTGCGTGAGGTTCAGCTCGAGGCAGAGCGGCTCGAGAGTGCGGTTGCCCTCGAGAGGGAGCGCGCGGAGGAAGCGGAACGCCAACTTGCCGCGATGCGGGCAGAGATGGAACGACGCGAGACCGAAACCGCTCGATTGGCAGAAGAACGCGCCGCCCGACTGCGTGCGATGGAAGCCCGGCTGTCCGAGCTCGCGGAAACGCGACGCGAGGAGCGCGGCTTCATCGTCACCCTGCCCGGTCTCTACTTCGATACCGGAAGGGCAACGCTCAAGCAGGGAGTAAGGGCAAATCTACAGAAGATCGCCGAGCTCGTAGAGGAGGTGCCCGAAGCAGTCATCGTCGTCGAGGGCCACACGGATTCGGTTGGAAGCGAAGCATCGAATCAGAATCTGTCCGAGCGTCGCGCGGTCGCCGTGAAGGATTTTCTCGTCAGGGAAGGCGTCTCGCCGCTGGCGATCACCACGGTCGGGCGAGGCGAAAACCAGCCGATTGCTTCGAACGATACGGCCTCCGGACGTGCGCAGAACCGTCGCGTCGAGCTCGTCATCTCGATGCGCGACGCCGGTCAGACC carries:
- a CDS encoding OmpA family protein, with the translated sequence MKRLPVLLMAAALVIPAFAQETTVSGAEQALARAEARLQLAAMAGARSYASALYDEARMRVDYARTNLSSSNNETRNAAIRAAVEGWRAAEAAEAKAKWLSSTDQIRTLRAEIERLGGSVPAMMLVDEPSVTIQRSEESSARIADAEAALSRAKALDAERFIGEDLFYAEDILDSARGIARRQKQSTTANHLAYIAEMIGRRGEYLARLDTVSDVVPELRTERAELLQADLDRRAEQMQRERYESERRAAELREQLARERSQRAAEGEELARLRRQLREQQEIFAATLSADRTARLTAARRLDDLRLQYEAALSDSANRDAGEIERLRQQVEEQQLRLAQLRSREIQSERALMNELDLLRSELQRERASGNVSEEVVRERERFITAQSEEIERLRQERVQEEQNRQRVREEYERRVAASESRLREVQLEAERLESAVALERERAEEAERQLAAMRAEMERRETETARLAEERAARLRAMEARLSELAETRREERGFIVTLPGLYFDTGRATLKQGVRANLQKIAELVEEVPEAVIVVEGHTDSVGSEASNQNLSERRAVAVKDFLVREGVSPLAITTVGRGENQPIASNDTASGRAQNRRVELVISMRDAGQTQ
- a CDS encoding M14 family metallopeptidase, with amino-acid sequence MRAVAPLLICLAGSAGLAQEPPLPPLVPWDGQTRELIVPADDPWITPSERTGLTETPSYEETVAWLERLVAASPKLRMVTIGESGEGRDIVMVIASNEGAGDARALAANRRPTVLVHGGIHSGEIDGKDAGLMILRGLTVAGNSAHGIASLLDRVNLLFIPILNVDGHERSSRFGRINQRGPVEMGWRTNARNLNLNRDFTKLDTPEVQALIRTIVEYDPHLYIDVHVTDGIDYEYDITYGFNGTHSHSPHGNGWLANVLRPAVDAALARSGHVPGPLVFPADDDDLSAGIFEWNAPPRFSNGYGDARHLPSILVENHSLDPYDQRVLGTYVFLREALRIAGEEGSALRRAIARDRALDPESFPLDWGYSETPGTIDFRGVRGVRRLSGLTGGLYTEWTGEPVIVSIPLHREMVIAEQAARPAAWWIPAEWSDVIENLRAHGILMEPASEAVELDLEMYRLVDPRLAESAFEGRVRLTTGISPLIRKERMPAGSVRVPADQPLADLAALLLEPLSEDSLLQWGFFHSILSRTEYIEAYVVEPLARRMIEESPELYEEYLAALAGDPELAGSVAARRRWFYERSPWIDDQHLLYPVGRELP
- a CDS encoding DUF3052 domain-containing protein, with protein sequence MPRKLGFREGQRVSIINEPEDFITETLGELPEGIGFVGARAGNIDLCLLFSTSEAHLRKALPSVRKRIASDGAVWVCWPKKASGRDTNLSFDVVQRVGLACGLVDVKICAVDAVWSGLRFVIRLRDR
- a CDS encoding diguanylate cyclase, with protein sequence MQAPTETVSEIDEPSIESDDYRVNEVLRSICWLGFLAHTGFIPLFFWMGIPTLGYFNIFSAIAWFIGILLTARGGQGAAIGLITVEVIAHSSLATWCFGWDAGFQTYLMPMLAFTMMNTRIARWPMLLQSIGIVGLYIGLYLLMRNVPTPLPDIVVEIAFYLNVVIVFSALGIITYFFRKASVKAETAMELAASTDMLTMLHNRRRMRELLDLEWKRCDRSGVTFGVLMGDIDRFKRLNDRHGHACGDEVLRNVAARLSANLREQDMASRWGGEEFLILLPHTDIEQARLTAERIRKSFESEPFYYDGKELRVTLTFGVAVCSRAEPVESCVNRADEALYEGKRRGRNRVMVSETPAISEARPSGDDEESRRS
- a CDS encoding UvrD-helicase domain-containing protein; the protein is MDQLSFEFTNAPEDADSLSRRRIREDLDKTFIVEASAGTGKTTMLIARMVALVETGNARAGELCAITFTKKAAQELISKFQEALEGRASECQGPPLERIEQALDERSSAFIGTIHAFCARMLRERPVEGGVPPDFEELDADQGAAFDQLVWEEWVEKALALGNDDLLELRRAGIRTSDLTGAFNWACGNLDVVLEEVDRPKPDLLKTVSDLLTWIETIPAVLPARSDASLARAIEQTRGIVSGAESISDHVAVRVLSLFESSSVNDGPKTWDGESDLRKRLNREMDKQLRPAIRRALTEWRAWLYPMVVRVVRPAAELAATRRRESGKLSFHDLLMLARRLLADHPEVREFFRKKYRYFLVDEFQDTDPIQTDIVFLLAGDLSASPGNLFIVGDPKQSIYRFRRADIALYMRVRERIIAAGGEILQLTKSFRSLPSICEHVNEVGRDFFPDEPTDRQAGFAGLESSREDTGTPGVYGRVTSDEEAPRQIARLIFDTRFGSAPKLRVGPAPAWRDFLVLTWDTLRIQKIADELEALAIPHRVTGGDTFRDSSELRLLHRMLQAMIDPNDEVALLAYLRLVCGISDDDLYRHRKAGGRWSFSAAVPDDSPETIRSAFELLLGFHEEGLELPPAALIGRVLDRTGLLSETLIQDRSSTRAGVILQFQSWARELSANGGATLPEIVDELGRLLESDTEIARHALGAGNEDAVRLMNLHQAKGLESRVVMLAHVDKKIQTKPVTEVVTRDHDSSEEPRARIAVVRKMGYTKRAIAAPDGWDESEQSERAFLEAERQRLLYVAATRARDVLVVESGLSSRKDIVGRWKDLVPPDLPLIDPPEKLPDPARTPDPIEPGDWGAVSGEIERSRRAMREVTHPDTSVTAGRHAAVPVGAAGRGHRWGSVVHMVLEGLSKDPGSDLAILARNALTEEGLASSLEDEVLEWVERFRASPLWKRAERSRRRFVEVPMAWPETLPDGTSRVVHGVIDLVFFDEGRWTVVDYKTDATAGRLGGLIEAYSPQIRAYVEAWSAVTGEKASGMLYFLDGALEIAVS